The nucleotide sequence CCCACCAGGAACACGTTCAAAGGCCACCCTTATCATTGAGCAGGTTCTCATGGGATGTTTCTAATTCTAAACAATGCAAGATTCTTGATAATTTACTGAAATCAggaaaatacctttaaaaactccAATAAAATGTAGAAGTCTTCTTTCCTTCGAACAGAATATAGAAAAACATCCTTGAGAACCCCAGTAACTTCTAATAAAGCTTGCCAAAGgtaagaatatttttttctttgtctttagaATATCAATAACATACCCATGCAAAActcatcccagtactgaaacaTTTTAAGTgtgagaaatcttgttaacctacCACAAGACATACAAAACACCAGTGAAAACCTTTGTTGACTTACAAGAGAGCTTTTAAAGGTAATGAAATTTTGTCAAACCATCATAAGAACCCTGATAACGCAATTGAAAACGCTCCAGTAACTCTTATCAGAACTTATTCAACATCAGAATCTTTGGCAAACTATTATaaccatatgaaaaaaaaaaaaactttaactagagcctgtTGAACTTTGAAGGTAGTCAATATGAGAGGATGAAACGTTTGAGACTGCCGACCTGAGTGGATTCAGACTGCACAAGAATGGTCGTGGATCCCTTGCCAAAGTGTTTAAGCGTTCTCAGTACACTTACCAAAACAAATTAAACAGCAACTGGTAACGGAAAGGCTTAAAAACTATAACAGCGCCTTGGAGAAAATTACTACACGAATAAAAAAGGACAATTATAATGCGTAACCGTAACAAAAGCTTTCACATTTGAgcaaagaaataataagtgaggaatgaaagtagcgataaaataaagatggatTTCCAGTCAGGTATTTGGGGGAGTTAATATAATAGTAAGGTCTCTCCATTTTAGTATTGGAAgtattacaataacaacaatcatgGAGTAGAGGCAATAAATAATTAGAGTCCACTATTAATTTACACCTTTCTATGACGGTGACCTCAATGAAACCAGACGTGAACCACTATAAGAGTCAACACTAAACAGACTAACACATTAAAATCACATTAACTTGTTTGTGACTTGAGTTgcgcgggcacacacacacacacacacacacacacacacacacacacacacatctgtcttTTGAACACCTGCGAAGGCCACTGTCAaggctgaaacacacacacacacacacacacacacacacacacacacacacacacacacacacacagatgactgCCTATCAAACAGTGACCTATTTATCATTACTCACACAAAGGTATACagacagaaataaacaaatgtaaAATATGTAGAGTCAATGAAAAAGTTAAAgtttatgtatatatagatTTAGATTATTTTTTCTGTAGCTTTTAGTAATAAGGCAAGTCTGCAGAAGTCACTTGGAAGATTACACCTGTCGGAATTCACACCTGTCTCTACTAGCCAGCAGGTGACCCTCAGGTGTTTGAGAAGGAAGAGTACACGGTATTCAGGATCACTTGAAGATTTTACCAtccaatgataaaaaataaacattgcCTAAACTAAATCCAGCGTTACTGATTGGATAGAAGAGGATTATTAACACAGGATGGTTTCCCACAACTCACCTCTTTACAGGTGTGCTTATATCCCTACCTTACCCCCCTTACCTTCTATCTTTGCCTGGTAAATAAAGTTGTTGTTCAACCCATATTATTGTCGCATCTTTTAAGGGAGAGATACTCAGCAGACCTTTTCGTTAATCTCTTTTTGCGTTTGGGTCTTCCTTCTTTAAGCACAGaacggggagaaaaaaaagtgggttTTGACTTAATTTATCAATGACTTACTTACGCTTAGAtacttctttattcatcttttttttttttttgtgaacctATTTTAGCCTTTAGATCTTCCTATAccttacacaaaaataaataaatagaagtggTCTTTGAGTTGGTTTATCAACGGCTTACACTGACAGGCAACAAATCTTCAAGTGGTCCCAAAACTGTACTCAGATTAACGAAtgcaaactaaaagaaaatggatactcCTCTTGGTTTATAATTAACAGTTATCTTGAAAAGCAAAGTACGGACTTCAGATCTGAGGAAAATTATTATTAGATCCTCAATTAATGTACGTGGGAAtcacaaaggaacaaaaaggagaagcaaACGCACGCAGACTTCTTGGCCCTGACAATAACGTCAGTAAAGGCGCGGCCAATTTGAACTCAATTGGGCgtcgacacagagagagagagagagagagagagagagagagagagatgaatcacAAATACATGAGTCATAATAGAAAACTAGTTGAGCGTGAGAACCTTTCACTATCACCcccatcagtagtagtagtagtagtagtagtagtagtagtggtggtagtagtggtggtgatggtggtggtggtggtggtggtgtcctatAGCTTGCTCTGGGACTCCTTGGTATCCTGCGTGGCGTTGCCGTTGTGCAGGGCGGCCGACAGCTTGGTCCGCCTGTAGTTCTCGTAGTGAATCTCGTCCGTGGAGTCGATAAGGTCTTGCATGTGTGTcctgagaaaagagagagagagagagagagagagagagagagagagagagagagagagagagagagagagtttgttaatGAGATCAAATAAAGCTAATACTCCATACTATAACGAAAGACATGGTACTGAACTTATTGATgtttaaatgaaataaaatatatagataaataaacaaataaatacaagtgtaaaataatgaaagatgatgaaagacaCATCAGTAAATATACAAAGATAACAACTAATCaattaacaaaacaatagaaaaagtaagacaaaaaagtagaggaaagacaaataaaaaacacagtTAATTTCAAAAGCTTAAAAGaacaattaattaataaatacatgaaCGAATCAATAAATGAGATTCAAAAACTCTCCTTCTCAActcaaaatatgaaataaaactaaagaatagaaaaaaatatatataaataaaaaaaaaaaagtaaagaaaaacctAAGGAAAACCATCACCTTTAAAACATTCACACAAGGGAGCAAAGTCTCACCTTATCAACATGTCCCGCAGGCAGGCAAAGTCATTGTGGGCTTtgttctccacctccaccagacCCCACGTGGAGCGGCGGCCCAGCACCTTCCTGCCGTGAACCTCGTGCCATTTGTTGCTCCCCACCACGGCGAAGGGAAGACGCTCCTGTTGGCAAGACGCATAGCATTACAAGTGTCTGGAAGCAATCTAAGTAAGGACTGGTTGTTTCAAGGCTGTAGATAtgatgctaggttaggttaggtatattgGCACAGTCGAATAGACGGAATGGATTTAAAGGCGTGTTTTGAGGCGTATTGAACTCATGAGGACGGTTTTTCAAAGGCAAGACGAATGGGATTACAAGTGTATCTGGAGGAGAACTGAGCAAGTTTTTTGAAGAGTGTAGATATGAtgctaggttatgttaggtatATTTACAATGCTGAAGAGACACAATGGAAATATGAGTGTGCTTTGAGGCGTGTTGAACTCAAAAGGACGATTTTTCAAAGGTTGCAGATAAGATGTTAAGTTGCCATAGGTATATTTTCAGTGTTGGAGAGATGGAGTAGATTGAGTATTGTGTTTAGAGGAGCTATGGACTCTCCTAACTGTTGTAATAAGACTGTACCGATGAGTTCAGATTCTCATATGTCCACTGGTGCAGAATTTATGCCAAACCTTCTTTAGTATTATGAAAATGCCACTAACTTCCATTAGTTTCGAGGCGCAATGGCTTCTCATTTACGAAGATTGGAAACATAGTCAGTTATTGTTCATGTTACTGCATTATTAccattgtctttgttttctttataaggTTGGTATTACCAATGTAAATTTACTGTCAACACGATGTGCATTGGCGTGCGCACGAATTCATTACCTATATTCTTTTTCCGCCTGTCTCGCCAGCAGCAGGACCCTCGAGCTTCGACTAGTCAGTTGTGTGCCCGCATGCCCTATTAGTGGGGTTTCCCACACAGGTGGTGAACTGGGCCCTccactgactgattgaatgctgacgtgctctgtgtgtgtgtgtgtgtgtgtgtgtgtgtgtgtgtgtgtgtgtgtgtgtgtgtgtgtgtgtgtgttactgcctAGAGAGACCGgtgatgttgtggtgtgtgttactATTGTGCATCTAACTAATgacttattgttgttactatagTCAGTAGTGCATTAGTTACCTTTGTGTTACCTGGTTTCGAGTGACAAGTGACGTTCTGTTACCTGAGAGTGAATAGTGATGTACTGCCACGCTGAACTATTTAATGCCCGTTATCGGCTTAGCTGTGAACTATTTCGATCATTACCAACAAGCGAAATACTGTTGTGTTATTCAGTGTAGTAATGTCCCCTTATCAGTAGACTCACAGATCAATATAGGGACAGGCCAGCCATTTAGCGTCCGATTTCTAAAGCAGTTATGACATTTAATTGTCGAAAGAATATCACGTACGATTCTGAACCTAACGATAGTTGATTGGTTAATTGGCTTCTATAGATGAGCAGGTCCTCGTGacgcccaccacacacacacacaccataacttCATGACCTATCTTCGAATTCTTAAACATTCTGGCGTCTTATCTTCACCACTTTAACAGGCTTTAGTGGAAGATATCAGGACCTTCAAGGATATTTTCATTAGTGTAACGAGAGTTTGACAAAAATGTTATGCcgctagtaaaaaaaaaagtagacatgGGAACCGTATACTCATCTTGACAGCCTTTACAACATCGACATTACAGAATAAAAGTTATTACACACGTTAGTATTACATATCAGTTTATCCCAGACAAGCCTTCCAGTGTCCCCAGGATAGTACAGGGTTTGGGATCCCCTGCAGTCTAAGTACTAATATCCTATAATCCTTGCACAGTTGCCAGATGTAGCCAATGACCGTAGATATTTGAGTAAGGAAATATCGCTGGGAGCATGAAATATCTACATTATCttactccctttcctcttcctttagctactactaatattcaaaactactgatatttaaaactactactactactgctactactacttcatatcTAAAACTATTACCACTTCTGCAGTTGCTTCAATTTCTACCACCACAGCAATGCGTACTCATTGCCTTACCACTAATCTTACTACTGGTACTGCTggcattactattactactataacttctcttcctcctcctcctcatactactacggcctgctgctactgctgctactgttgctattattactaacactacaatttctcattattctctttctactactactactactactactactactactactactactactactactgctgctgctactactgctgctactactgccactgctgctacactgctgctgctgctgctgctgccaccactgctactgctgctactgctacctgctgctactgctgctgctgctgctgctgctactgctgctgctgctgctgctactgctgctactactgctgcttactACTCactgcacaacaacaacaacaacaacaacaacaacaacaactgctgctgctgctgctgctgctgctgcctactgctgctgctactgctgctactgctgctactgctactgctactactactgctgctactgctactactactactactactactactactactactacgaccacccaCCTTCATCTTAGCGTGGTCAATGTCTGCCGTGTCCTCCAGTGGGTAAGTCTTAATTCCGTGGTCATTCAAATCGGCTCGAATCCTCTCCTTGAAGGCGTCTCGCTCCTGAAGGTGAAATGACAGTGATGGAAAGagaggtagtaataataataacaataatgataacaataataataataataataataataataataataataataataataataataataataataataataataataataataataatataataataataataataataataataataataataataataataataataataataataataatagtagtagtagtagtagtagcaatggtaatgtagtagtagtagtagcagtggtgtgtgctgctactgctactggtggtggtggtggtggtggtggtggtggtggtggtggtggtggtggtggtggtggtggtggtgcagtggtggtggtggtggtggcagtggtagtagtagtagtagtgctagtagtaatagtaatattaatagtggtggtagcaccaggagcagtagtagcagtagtagtatagtattattattactagtagtagtagtagtagtagtagtagtagtagtagtagtagtagtagtagtagtagtagtagtagtagtagtagtagtagtagtagtagtagtgttgtagtagtagtagtagtagtagtagtagcagtaatcatagttatataaaaacaatattaacaagaagaaaacgaaaaaaggagaaactacTATTGATGTTGATGACAAAGATTCTCACGCTCAACTAGTTTTCTATTATGACTATGTACttgagagtctctctctctctctctctctctctctctgaaagaatTCATATAAAATGTTTCTGAACACCAgaataactgagagagagagagagagagagagagagagagagagagagagagagagagagagagagagagagagctcttcaAACCGCACGTTATGAATTGTATGACAGAGTAATTGAAGTgacgctaagagagagagagagagagagagagagagagagagagagatattggagTGTATCCCACctgtagactctctctctctctctctctctctctctctctctctctctctctctctctctctctctctctctccctctctctgtgccAACTGTTATTACTGGAAGATTTGAAGATTTTTCCTTTCTGATATGAGAGTAATGAcagttggtagagagagagagagagagagagagagagagagttatataaaAATTAGACCACACAGATTGCTTggtccactcactcactctctcacttgctctctcactcacaATAATCTTTCTTCTCAATTCATAgttacgcaagagagagagagagagagagagagagagagagagagagagagagagagagagagagagagagagaatgatcacCTCAACAAATGTAAAGCTGTGAACACGAgacggaaaaagaaagatgataatagaaaataacaataatagtaataataataataataataataataataataataataataataataataataataataataataataataataataataataataataataataataataataataaaagccgTACTTCAATGGTGAGAGTGTCTGCCTTGGCTATGATGGGGACTACGTTGGTGACCTTATCCAGTCTCCGTAGCACCTCCACGTCCAGGGAACTCAGCCTGCAGGAACCAGCGCCAGATTAGTTCCCCCCTCAACCACACAACAGAAAATGGGTCACTAGCTccaaatgaggaagagaaagaggaggaaggggaggtagaggaggaggagggaaagtggatgATGATAAGGGaggtaagagaagaaatataaacgCTTAAAGTAATAAAGGGTAAATTAGAacgagaagaaagtaaaatgagGACTTGTtacagagcagagagagagagagagagagagagagggagggagggagtggaggatgaatattagtgagggaaaaaagggtCATTATGTTGAATACATGATAGTGTATTCTTGCTTGGGTCATATTTGGTCTGTAtcctgaaacgctctgctctctcaccacgactgtttacCAAGGACACAGCGATGACAAGCCGGGTTTCTGAGGGTATTTCTCCTGTGAATTGTGTAGTAACTGTTCACTGgtcatcagaaccataaaaacgctcttgaaaacttgTGTCGCTTAAACCTTATGAAACAGTGGAGATGCGGTGCTGAAGTGTTTGTCAATATGGTCCTTAAGGCAAACACTTTATAAACACTTAATATTAATGAAGATGTTCTCATATTAACTAAGATGTCAAGTATTTTGACACTCAGTCTTGCAGGAAATTGAGGTAAGGTTCAacaacataaatatatatacgatATCGTTTTAAAAGTTGTTTGTATGATTACTGAGGCTTAGTATTATTTTTAGCAAGTGGTTCTGAACTGTGTTTAAAtgacttttgttttgttttgttactgaTAAGTAATAAATGATTTTCTTTTAGTATATTTACATCAAATATTTATTCGTATTTCCACACACCCTAAACTCATAAATGTTAAACGTTTTTAAATAGAGATGGCAATTAATTTCGCACTATTACTTACGTACATTCTTGCTGGATATTTAGGTTAAAAAGAGAACTAAATCTGTGTCTTCCTCTGGGTATTGACTTACTTGGGAATTACCACAGTAAAAGCAGGCCAACTACATGCATTTAAATATTTACAACTTAGGACATTTTTTAAAGCGTACACGCATAAAGCTGCAACAGTGTAttgaaaggcaaggaaaaaaaaggctaatTATGCCCCGGGCTGAGGGTGTTTACCTCCATGCCGTGCTCAAAACAAGGCAAGGGAAAAATGCAAGTGTTAGAAAAAGTCTCttaatactgatgatgatgatgatgatgatgatgataatgatgatgatgagtagtagtagtagtagtagtagtagtagtagtagtagtagtagtagtagtagtagtagtagtaacagtagtaataatagtaatagtagtagtagtagtagtagtagtagtagtagtagtagtagtagtggtagtagtagtaggagtagtagtagtagtagtagttgtggtggtggtatagcagtagtagtagtacctgttgttgtagtagtagtagaaatagtagtagtagtagtagtagtagtagtagtagtagtagtagtagtagtagcaacagcagcagcagcagcagcagcagtagtagtagtagtagtagtagtagtagtagtagtagtagtagtagtagtagcagtagcagcagtagtagcagcagtaacagtagtagcagtatcaatagtagtggtggtggtggttgtggtactcACGAGTGTCCTGAGGGCGGGATGAAGTAGAGGCAGCAGTGCACGCGGGTGTCTGGGATCCTGAGCAGGCGATGCACCTTCTGCTCCTCCGTCAGGTAGCGGTCGTACTGCTCCTCGATGTAGCTGATGATGGGGTCCCAGCTGAGGGgcgaggagagagtgagtgtggaaaggatagggaagggaggaggaggaggaggaatacaaaggaatcgAAAGGAATAcacaggaagaaggaggaggaggaggaagaagaagacgtggAGAAGGCGAAGGGAAATGCGAAtgtaaaagaagagggagagacaatgAAATATGCTTACAAAAGATTACATAAGACACAGCAACAAAAATTTCCGAAGTTCAACCAATCTATTAGCACAACAGCATCCCACAAAGCACCGGAGTGAACAGGTAGGCGCACACGAAAGGCGGCTCATTTTAAGCAGAATTTCGGGAGACTTTCATTAAGCAAATTGTGTGGCGTGCAGACTACAACACGAGGCAAAACTGAgccacttcctctcttccatacaTTCCATCACAACTATTATAAGCTTTCGCCAGTCTTGTATTCttacactttgctctctcaccatgattaTTTTTGATAGCCAGAGATGAGCAGCCGGAGTCTCAAAAGTGTTTTTCtgttgataatatagaaattttattaatctatcactaaaacCACAAAGCACTAAGTAATTTCAACCTGAATCTTTTGAAAACAGAATATTGTCCTAGGAATACAGTAGTTTAAGCTTAAAGACGTTTTCATTAGCGGCCCGCCATAGCATACAGCGAGTTTTTACTAAAAAGCTGAAAAGTAATCACGGCTCCGCTGCCAGACGACAGGTGCCACCGCTCTTGCGGAAAACCGTCGTTTACATCATTGAATTGATTCTAGATAGTAATTCCGTAAGATGCAGgaagaaatgtttatatactCTTCCATTACTTAAGGTTCTCGGCCCATTTTCTCGGGAATAGTAGCTTTTCAGGGCAGTTGGATAGACAGAATAGACAAGACTCGTGAGGTGTCTGGCGGACTGGCGGTGGCCAAGCCAACACGTCATTATAAGAGATGATGCAAAAAAACACGAACACGAAAAAACAACACAGTACGAAATAGAGTCGGATAAACTGTCTATCAGTAAAAATAAGATGGGAAATATCACCAAAAACTgcagtaattttcttttctttgctttatgtCACTTTCAGGTCCCTTTCATAgggaaatgacaataaaaaggaatattTCCTTATACAATACCAACTTTCACGGTCTCAAAGAACATTATGGTCTATATCAATCTATTCCTCAAAATAGAGTATAGAGTTACATTCCTACAAACCTTCAAAGCTGTGTGCTGTGCATAGTTACTGTTCGCTCATCGGATGTTTGACTTTCGCCCAGAAAGGCAACCATTATTCTGGAAGCGTTTGTTTCCGTATTCCTTGCTAACATTACTTACagtaatttcctttcttttctatgatATTTTGTTTCGCAcacagatgaaaaaataaaaagctgtAATTTCTATGATCTTTGTAGGTTGCCTGGCGTATAGATGGCAGCACTAAAAGGATTCGAAACTAATACTAATGTAGAGTtggactttctctctctgtctctctctctctctctctctctctctctctctctctctctctctctctctcttgacacccATGAATAAAAGCACCTCCAAGACCACGACTGTTCAGCTTTGTTGTGGTCCAGTGGCACGTTCAGTAGACGATATAAACAATGCGAGATTTGATAACATCGCAGAATCAGtccacacactgcatcaccttGACgcgtggaagaagaagaagaaaagaagaagaagaagaagaagaaagataaaagagaaacaccaaaaaaacagagaacgacgacaataacaacaacagccaaataaacaagaacaagaacaagcacAACAgcaaagaggagatgaagagagaaaaacaatgtgtaaagaataaaaataaagatgagcgatta is from Portunus trituberculatus isolate SZX2019 chromosome 36, ASM1759143v1, whole genome shotgun sequence and encodes:
- the LOC123513381 gene encoding neuronal-specific septin-3-like isoform X2 gives rise to the protein MPQASLGVSPAEGSAYVGIDTLQEQTRLRALRRGYTFNLVVVGRSGLGKSTLVNTLFKSSVARKKEGQEEPLPSTTQVKKVETTVSEGGVKLHLTVTDTPGFGDHINNENCWDPIISYIEEQYDRYLTEEQKVHRLLRIPDTRVHCCLYFIPPSGHSLSSLDVEVLRRLDKVTNVVPIIAKADTLTIEERDAFKERIRADLNDHGIKTYPLEDTADIDHAKMKERLPFAVVGSNKWHEVHGRKVLGRRSTWGLVEVENKAHNDFACLRDMLIRTHMQDLIDSTDEIHYENYRRTKLSAALHNGNATQDTKESQSKL
- the LOC123513381 gene encoding neuronal-specific septin-3-like isoform X1; translated protein: MSAQVQVHRMPQASLGVSPAEGSAYVGIDTLQEQTRLRALRRGYTFNLVVVGRSGLGKSTLVNTLFKSSVARKKEGQEEPLPSTTQVKKVETTVSEGGVKLHLTVTDTPGFGDHINNENCWDPIISYIEEQYDRYLTEEQKVHRLLRIPDTRVHCCLYFIPPSGHSLSSLDVEVLRRLDKVTNVVPIIAKADTLTIEERDAFKERIRADLNDHGIKTYPLEDTADIDHAKMKERLPFAVVGSNKWHEVHGRKVLGRRSTWGLVEVENKAHNDFACLRDMLIRTHMQDLIDSTDEIHYENYRRTKLSAALHNGNATQDTKESQSKL